DNA sequence from the Malus domestica chromosome 11, GDT2T_hap1 genome:
acagagctctagcttcaaaagcttcatttacaaaagctctagctttaaaagcttcatttacagagctctagcttcaaaagcttcatttacaaaagctctagcttcaaagacttcatttacagagctctagcttcaaagacttcatttacagagctctagcttcaaaagcttcatttacaaaagctctagctttaaaagcttcatttacagagctctagcttcaaagcttcacttgcaaagcttcacctacaaagcttcacctacaaagcttcaatgcaaggtatacaaatatcgcctcctaacaaccgccacttcggcccatacatggattcaatttgaagtctccagccaacagactctattgaccgaagacttgggggactacattatgtaccatatattgggcctcaactgggcctcatgaaaaatacttgggggactctaacccattatttatgtattaaggagcgagcccttattctataaaagggactccctcaccatcattagagagcatcaactctagcccatcattcatgtattgaggagcgagcccttattctataaaggggactccctcaccttcaaacgccgcaagccgagccaaccaaggcaacacaagctacaagcaaagcggcctcgcaacatgtgctacttctagttgagcatcatttcagattgggcaccgcctcatatcaagcattagttctagacgacatctagttacttcggcccacacatggactgaatttcaagtctccagccaaaagactctcttgactgaagacttgggggactactgtttataccatatttagggcctcgtatttagatctcgtacaaatactcaggggacttaaatgtaattatgggatagaggaaggggcaaatatgtaataagtgaggagtccttattctataaaaggacccctcaccctcacaattggggagaggctcattctcaccctcagaggccatttctgaagcttctctcaacgctctcactcttagagctctctctctccctcacttctcagagaaatacaatacaatcagtgtggacgtagcccaaaccttggggtgaaccacgataactcttgtgtcatttacattaaatgcagattcacggtcggatttacgttgtaccaagaccatccggttttgtgcatcaacagagtaGAAAATAAAACTGACCATTGCAACTAGCGAAAGGTACAAATCTGTACTCTTAGTTCTCGTGTGAAACTTCCCTCCAAGGTTCCGGGTCATTTAACAAAACCAGAACCCAAAACAAAACCAGAATCCCACTTTGATATTATctacaacaaaacaaacataTTAAGCAGCTCTTACAATTTTGAAATCCTTGATATCCTCACGTCAGCCTTCAAATATGTCCTCATATGTTTGTTTTCATTGATTTAATCGttttaatatcattaattaaacAGTTTTTGTTTGCTAATCATCCCTATTTAATCAGCAAGGCAGCCTAATACAAAGCCCTTTTGGAAAAACATTTTGGTAATTAGTCTCTAATTACATAACTTTTAGTTAGATTAGTATGTCTTCATGGATCGTAGCTTCTGTTGCTACTATTTCCAGCTTCACCCTCCTCTTCGCTTACTACAAGATACTCCAACGCCTTTGTAGACGACTTCAGAGCACAGGCTTCTCGAGAAACCCGAACCTAAGGCCTGTACCGAACGAGTTCAACCTAGACGATGCCTGGCTCGAGTCTCAGAGCAACGGACTGGACTTCTCGGTCGCTCGGTCTCTTCCCGTGACTCAGTTCAAGAAGAAAGATGAAGTTGAGGATGCCGAACGGAGGCCTGGCCAGAGCTACACAGACTGCGCAATCTGCTTAGGGGAGTTCGAAGACGGGGAATGGATAAAAGAACTACCGAAATGCTCCCATGAATTCCACATTGCTTGCATAGACATTTGGTTTGCGTCTCACTCAAACTGTCCCATATGCAGATCACAGGTCTATGATCCTATGCATGATTCTCCTGTTCCCACGCAAACTCCGGAAGAAACATTGAGCCGAGATGAAACCGAAGAAGGGGCGTCGCATTTCGAAATGCTGCGATCGTCCACCATGACGTGAAGCAAGATATgctcattgattttttttcccaattcaaaagGATTAGAGAAACAATGACTTGCATAGATACTCAAGATATGCTCAATATATTTTCGACACTGTCGTACATGTTATGCTATCAGACTTCGAAGAGATTCACTCATTCAAACAGGAATCCACATTAATATCCGATTAATATAGTTAACTTGAAGCTTTCTTCAATTGGATCTTGCAAATGAAACTTGTGTTTGAAGCAACAACCCAGACACCTTTGTCTCAGTACCTACCTAGTCTGCCTACAAACATGACGGAAATTTAACGATTGCAAGACTTCCAACCACAGCCGGTAGCGATTCTCAATATGCAACACCGTCAGCCATACCGTCATTGTATGAACAGACTTACAATGAACGGCTGGATTCATAACACATTTAGTCATTAACCATTCGTTAATATGCAAAAATGTCATCGCATatgaaaacagaaataatgTGAGAACTGCAGTTATAACCACAAAAGATAAAAGACTAGTAATCGGATATCAAAAGGTGTTACAACTTCAAAACTAAAACAGAGCCACCGCAAACTCACAGAACTCCCCTCTTAGCGAAGCTTTGCCGCTAACTTAGATGATACCGATTTTGTTTGCCACATCCAAAGCATCGTAGTCAGGGGTTAGCCTAACATAAGCCTTTTTGGTACCATCGGGCCtggatcaaaaaaaaaaaaatattatcagAAACAAGTATGGATCACAAGCCAGTAATCTTAATGAACTACGATGCCATAATTATTACAAAATTGAAACTATATacccattgaaaaaaaaaatgatcattaTTTTTCTCCGTTCACCACCACTAGTAACCTGTCATAATTGTACACATTTAAGGAAGTGTGTCCACACCAAGGTACTCGGATCAAATCATGAGCTACATATCTCATGCCTCATAAGCCTTCGAAAAATAAAGCAATTTGGACAAAGTCACACGGGACAGCTCATGCATCAAATATTAAAACTTGCAAAAAATGCATTAAACTAACATCTTGGCCGAAGTAAAAGAGCTTATACACAATTATTCTTGAAGGAGGTCTGTTTACATAATCAAGGCAACTttgcaaaattttgaaaaagagaCATCCGTTGTTCTTCTTTAGGCAGTATTCTAATGTCGAAATTGTACTAACCTGATCAAGGTATTCACTTTCTTGGTCTGAATGTCGTACATCTTCTTGACTGCATCCTTGATTTTCTTCTTGTCAGCACGTATGTCAACAATAAAGACCAAAGTGTTGTTATCTTCAATCTTCTTCATTGCAGACTCAGTGGTAAGAGGATATTTCAATATTTGATAATGATCAAGCTTGTTCCTCGGTGTAGCACTAATACGAGGGTACTTAGGGTTCCTCTCCTTTTTCAATGTCCTAGGGCGGTGAAATGTAACTGAGGTTCTGATCTTCTTAACTTTCTTAACAGCAGGGCCAGATTTCAAAGCCCTTGCAGCCTTCACGGCTTGTGACTTTGGGTCAGCCTTTTTTGAAACATCAGCTGCAAAAGATATGCACCGGTAAGACAGAACCTACTTAAAATTTTATCCATATAAATCTTCTCGTAGCTCATTGGAGAGGGGAAAGTCGTA
Encoded proteins:
- the LOC103447756 gene encoding large ribosomal subunit protein uL23-like, producing the protein MAPRKADVSKKADPKSQAVKAARALKSGPAVKKVKKIRTSVTFHRPRTLKKERNPKYPRISATPRNKLDHYQILKYPLTTESAMKKIEDNNTLVFIVDIRADKKKIKDAVKKMYDIQTKKVNTLIRPDGTKKAYVRLTPDYDALDVANKIGII